CCGGCTCCGGCAGCAACGACCCCGACCAGGAGTGCCGGGAGATCTGCCGACGCGGCGGTCTGGTGATCCTGGCCGGTCCGACGGCGACTGAGCACGACCAGGCGCTCGCAGACGCCAGGGCGATCGTCGGCTGGGCCGCGGACCACGCGGCGGAGCTGGAGGCGGACCCGGCCCGCCTGCTGATCTCCGGCCGGGGCGACGGGCTCGCCCTGGCCGTCGAGGTCAGCCAGATCGCCGTACAGGAGGGCTGGCCCGAGCTCCTGCTGCTCACCGACCTGATCACCACCTTGGAAAGGACGAACCGATGAGTGAGACAACTACCGCCCTGGCGACCAGACGGGAGTGGATCGGCCTCGCCGTACTGGCTCTGCCGACGCTCCTGCTGTCGCTGGACGTCAGCGTGCTCTACCTGGCGTTGCCGAAGCTCAGCTCCGACCTGGGAGCCACCAGCACCCAGCAGCTGTGGATCCTGGACATCTACTCGTTCCTGCTGGCCGGCTTCCTGGTCACCATGGGCACGCTCGGCGACCGGATCGGGCGGCGCAAGCTGCTGCTGATCGGTGGCGCGGCGTTCGGCGTCGCCTCGTTGCTGGCGGCCTGGTCCAGCAGTCCGGAGATGCTGATCGCCACCCGCGCCCTGCTGGGGGTCGCCGGTGCGACGCTGATGCCGTCGACGATGGCTCTGATCCGCAACATGTTCCACGACCCGAAGCAGATGGGGCAGGCGATCGGGCTCTGGTACAGCTGCTTCATGGGCGGCATGCTGCTCGGCCCAGTGGTCGGCGGGGTCATGCTGGAGCACTTCTGGTGGGGCTCGGCGTTCCTGCTCGGCGTACCGGTGATGGTGCTGCTGCTGATCCTCGGACCGGTGCTGCTGCCGGAGTACAAGGACCCCCACGCCGGGCGGCTGGACCTGGCCAGCGTTGTGCTGTCGCTGGCCACCATCCTGCCGGTCATCTGGGGGCTGAAGGAGCTGGCCCGGTCGGGCTGGGCTGCCTTGCCCTTGGTCGCGATCGCAGGCGGTGTCGCAGTCGGTGTGCTGTTCGTACGGCGGCAGCAGCACCTCGAGCACCCGCTGCTGGATCTCGGGCTGTTCCGGCTGCCGCGGTTCAGCCCGGCGCTAGGCATCATGTTCGCCGGTGGGGTCGTGATGGCGGGTGTCGCGTTCCAGGCGGCACT
The Kribbella italica DNA segment above includes these coding regions:
- a CDS encoding alpha/beta hydrolase; this encodes MTSPRVTRSAAVQLRGASGPIWARIYWPARSGARTPPLLVFFPGSGSNDPDQECREICRRGGLVILAGPTATEHDQALADARAIVGWAADHAAELEADPARLLISGRGDGLALAVEVSQIAVQEGWPELLLLTDLITTLERTNR
- a CDS encoding MFS transporter — encoded protein: MSETTTALATRREWIGLAVLALPTLLLSLDVSVLYLALPKLSSDLGATSTQQLWILDIYSFLLAGFLVTMGTLGDRIGRRKLLLIGGAAFGVASLLAAWSSSPEMLIATRALLGVAGATLMPSTMALIRNMFHDPKQMGQAIGLWYSCFMGGMLLGPVVGGVMLEHFWWGSAFLLGVPVMVLLLILGPVLLPEYKDPHAGRLDLASVVLSLATILPVIWGLKELARSGWAALPLVAIAGGVAVGVLFVRRQQHLEHPLLDLGLFRLPRFSPALGIMFAGGVVMAGVAFQAALFLQVVEGLSPLHAGLWLIPQNLAMIAGLSLAPRIAQRWRTSTAIAGGLVVSVLGLLIVTQTDSSGGLGVLIAGLVVTSFGMGVPMALMMNLMMAATPPERAGSAASLNETSGEGGIALGIAVLGSLGTLAYRQNLDLPAGLPSGVADQATQSVTGAVAAAGQLPGQLGGDLAAAAKAAFSSGLDLVAGVGAVIFLGCAVMAAIRLRTPVDEPVAEPADPEAELVP